Proteins from a single region of Heterodontus francisci isolate sHetFra1 chromosome 29, sHetFra1.hap1, whole genome shotgun sequence:
- the LOC137345860 gene encoding probable G-protein coupled receptor 139 has product MLPPLVQTGMIYYPIIAAIGIPVNVMTIVILSRGKCGLSRCITHYLVAMAAADLLVTITDVVLNRINDYYFPTTFLFLTPVCSFHTVLVRAATDISVWLTVAFTFDRFVTICCQKLRTKYCTEKTAAVVIGTVCLLFCLKNIPWYFTFEPYITIDNIPWGCHQKLQYYTLTAWVAFSWIDRCLTPLLPTFLILLLNALTIGHILVASRVRRRLRGTRNAVDHSDPEMESRRKSIILLFAISGNFILLWMTYVIVFLLIQITNQYYSTGFNDPMMIADYTSYMLLLLSCCTNTCIYAVIQTKFREELKNGMKYPLRIILKLLKQRK; this is encoded by the coding sequence TAAATgtgatgacgattgtgatcctgtcccggggaaagtgcggtctctccagatgtatcactcactacctggtcgccatggcagcagcggatctattgGTCACTATCACTGACGTGGTGTTAAATCGGattaatgattattatttcccgACTACCTTCCTGTTTCTCACCCCTGTGTGCTCTTTCCACACCGTCCTGGTTCGTGCAGCCACTGAtatttctgtctggttaacagtcgctttcacttttgatcgttttgttactatttgttgccagaagctgaggactaaatattgcaccgagaaaacggcagctgtagtTATAGGAACTGTGTGTCTGCTGTTCTGTTTGAAAAacattccctggtactttacatttGAACCCTACATTACAATCGACAACATACCCTGGGGCTGCCATCAAAAGCTGCAGTATTACACATTAACTGCATGGGTAGCATTTAGCTGGATTGACCGCTGTCTCACCCCACTGCTCCCAACATTCCTGatattactgctcaatgctctgaccattggacacattttagtggccagtagagtccGCAGGAGGTTGAGGGGCACCAGGAATGCCGTGGATCACAGTGATccggagatggagagcagaagaaaatctatcattttactgttcgcGATATCCGGAAACttcatactgttatggatgacgtaTGTGATAGTTTTCCTATTAATCCAAATTACAAACCAATATTATTCAACAGGTTTCAATGACCCGATGATGATCGCAGACTATACCAGCTACATGCTCCTGCttttgagctgctgcacaaacacgtgtatttatgcagtgatccagactaaattcagagaggagctgaagaatgggatgaAATATCCACTCAGGATAATACTTAAATTATTGAAACAAAGAAAATAA